The DNA sequence CGTGTCTGACGTAGATGATATTTGCAGAACGGGATGTGAAAGATGACTGGAGATTACAGATAGTGCCTCTTCTCGTCTTCTGCTTTGAGGTTTGCACGACAACAGGGAGAGAGATAAATTAGTGCAATGAatcaaaagagaaacagagagaacataGTACACAAGCAGCTGCAAGGACAGATTAACAGAATCACTACAGTCAATGGCTAAGAAAATACACAACTATTCAGCTAGTGCACAGATCGATCGTCTATCTCCCATAACAACATCTTCATCTTTTCTCACGCGATGGTTTCAACTGCCTGACAACACaattttagtttatttgtttcttgTCCTCGGAGGAAACTCAAGGGTCTTTACCACAATCTGCAGGACGTCTGAACCTAGGGCACCAACCCCGTCCTGTTCACTGTGACCCTGAAGTTTTGTTTCGGCCACAGACACTGGGACTTTGTCTTCCGGGCAAAAGAAGCATTTTGAATGTAAATGGGATTTTTGTGTaaacaaagaataaatcaaCGACCCGACTCCTTGAGTGTTTCGATGTACagaacaaaatggaaaaactacaaaacagcCTAAATAAAAGGTCGGAGAcgtaaaagaaaatcaataagaCAACATTTTTGCATGGGCAGTTTTAGCCCTCAAATAAAGAATGTTCAACTTTTAATATAGGGATGCAAAGATTCGGTTTGTTATAATACAAAGGTGGGTCATTCagcataaataaacacaacataaacatgttttctatGTGTATTCCTGTGTTCACACAGTGTAAGGATGGAGATATTCCTGCCTTTAACCACACGCACACGTCATGGCTGCCTCGCATACCCTGTGTCCGTTTGGTGCGTCCAACTGTAAATTTGGAAGTTCTACAGTCTTAGTTTTGTGGTGCGCCCTCTACTGGAATACTCCAGGATCATGTGCAGTAGACATCCTGTTGTCTACGTGAGCATGTGGCTAAACAGCAAGTATCTCTCTCTCGCAATACCACTTTGTACCTCAAGAGGTGCTAGTGATAGTGAACCCATTTGCAAAGCATGCATGCAGCAGATAAGGAATGACAGGTGCACAGAGAGATGTCCACAAAATGTCCAGGGGGCAGTCCGACGAaagggaaaaggagagagggggaaccAAAAGCGTATTTTGCTGGTAAAAGGCTGCCATCTTGTTGTTTGGAGTAAAGGTGCGTTCCCACCGAACGCGACACACATTTTTGTGAAGCCCTAAACGCGCAATTCGCACCACGGGATCATTTCAGTTTATTGGGTTCATAAGGCACCAATAAAAAAACGATAAGTATTCGCCTGTTCTCCTCCGACATTGCGTAACGTGTCCAATCGTGGCTTtgcactgactgtgtgtgtaatCTTGACACGTGAAATATTTGCAACGTGTTCAGTGTGAACGCAGCATCAGGATTCGACAGTCGGCCAATGCTCACACATTGTccctttaaaatgtgttctcCGTCAAACAAGCAAGACAAGAGCAGGTTAAACCACAAGTCATGGGTCAGAGTTCAGAGTTGAGTCACTCACTCAAACAGTCAGCAGAACCCTAGAGCAAAACAAACGATGCAGAGCCATGTCTGAACAGGacagaaaactgttttgtgcatttctttcactgtgtgtttactgtgtcaAGTCCTGACTTTGTAAAGCTTTTTCTTGAacatatgggggggggggggagttttttttattttacatttccaggccggtgttttttttcccagaagaTGCCCAGACTAGTAGGTGCTCTTGCGGCTGCCGCTGCCTCCCCTGCCCTGTGCGGGCAGCTTGCTCATCTGGTCCTTCAGTCCCTTCAGGTTGTAGAACTTGCTAACGGTGAGGGTGAATGGAGACTTTCCTTCCTCCTGCCTGTGTGCCCCTCGCACAAATTCCTCCTGGTTCTGAAAGTGAGGACGGAGCTGCGGCTGCATGTTTGAGTTCTGGGCTCTTGGGTAGGAATGCTGATTCTGCCACTGTCCGGTCCTCATCCTGCTCTCAGTCACTGGGGGCAGTCGAGGGAGGAGGGCTTGGCTCTCGCTGTGGGGAACCTCCACCGGCTTCCGCCCAGTCGCAGAACCGACAGCACCCACTGGTGGAGGAGGTGTTCTGGGTGGTCTGTGAGGAGAAGGACCGCCATCCTGCTGCTGTCGTCTTGGAGACTaggaaaagagaagaggtaTATGCAGTTCTGAGTGACATAAAAGCTTTGCTGCAAATGGAAAACGAGACGCATGCGGGTGCAAATGTGAGCTGTTTTATTATCACTTCTTTTTAATATTACATGACGGACCAGTCGAAACGTGTCAGCAGCACCTCactgacttaaaaaaaagtgtaaactCAGGCCCGAGTGAGAGAGTTGGAGACGATCAGTCTTTTGCACGCTCATTAATGTTGCATCAGAGCGAGCGGGTGTGCCGCTTCATTAAAGGTGTGTCACTTTAATTCACACAGTCTTCTTGTTCAATAATGAAGAAGAAGTGTCGTGTGTTTCAACTTAGTGACGCTCCGCTGGTGCatactcaaaacacacacacacaggaatgcTAAGATAGTATAGtgcgtctcacacacacatgatagATCGATAGAGATTgaatggacagacagacagacagacagacagacagacagacagatctCATGGTTATATAGGTTCAAATGTAATTTGGTAATGTACAGTCAAGAGTCTATGGCTCAAAAGTAATGAATATTTACTGACTtcataattaattattaatgacaAGACTAGATTTACatgttaaatgaataaaaccaacTTGTCACTTATGATATGCAAACTTTAATGGTTAAtttgaaataagtaaataaaataagaataaatggTAATTTAGGGAAGATGCTTATTTGATTTCTTACCAAAAGTTAAATGAGAATGTTGATATTACTCTCATGGGTTAGCTAACGTAGCTTAGCACCGTCACAAACAGGGTGAGACAGCTAACCTGAGGGGAGCAGCCTATGTGACAGTTGGGAGTCGATGCCATGCAAacagcagagactccaggaaGTTACTCCTCATACCCAAAAAAAACTGCCTTGCACAACCCGTTTGTTGTTTCTACTCTTTAGATTTTCTgtacagataaaacacacaagataTAACATGTTGATCAGGGACCTGTAGGATGTTCCCCCAGGTTTCCAGTCTTTATCCTCACCTGGCCTCATCTTTTAGAAGCACAATCTATGGTACAGTCTATGTTCAGGGTTACAACAActagtagagaataaccctggattctcaattattattatatcaggTATCTATATTCTTTCCCAGAGTCAAGACGAGTGTAATGTGATAAAGTCGGTTATCAGTATCATCTCATTCTGGTCTTGTTTATAGTTTTCTTTGATAtcaattatattaaaatgtctcACTATATTCTACCCACatcaaaataacaaaaccaagctcttgtttgtagttttattacagcggTGACATCACagacaatacaaaaaacaatacaattttaaGCAGGAGTAAAGTAGGATTTCACATACATACGATGCAAGTATGTGAAATTTTAATATATCTAAGCCTAAAATTCTAATTTCTTTAGAGTTTTTAAGACCCCGTGGAAAATCCTGTGTATATTGAAGTGTGAGTTGTATCAATGTCCTCATTTTAACCTTCTAACCTTTTCTCTAAAACTTTACTTTGGAGTTGAGTGTTGTGAGAAACCAAAAATCGAAGAAATCTGAAGCTTACTTTTTATATTCAGGCGTCTTCATTTTCACTGCCGGCGAGATTAAAACATCTTTGACACTTGATGCTTGATTATGAAATTGATGAAACAAACTGCAAAAGGTTTTTCAAAGAGACACCGACAGGTTGATATAactttttttgaagaaatattGTTGTGATCGATTGTTAAAAAGTGGATCAATCATGACCTGTGTCTCACCTTTACGTCACTGATTGCGTTtggaaaattaaaatgtgtggaGATTAACAGAGAATTAATTGGAACAAAGGATGGAAACATCTTTTGTTATCGTACcttctgtctctcagtctctctgggTGACTGAGGTCTGTCTCTCCTGTCCCCACCGCTGGGTCTCAGTGCTGCGtcgtcctccagctgctcctcgtCTGGTCTCACTCCgccatttgtgtttgtgaagctaTCGTGATCCCCTGTTGTCGCGTAGTTGGGAAAATCCATTCGGTCGATCACTGGGTCCTGTAGAGGAGAACTGCTACATTCGAAATACTCGTCCGATGGGGTGGAGAAATTGGAGTCGTCCCTCGGTGACATATACCCGTCGGGCGTGGGTGTTCGAAGGTCTGGTGTGTACGCCCGTGGGTCCGGAGTGTGCGTTCGTGAGTCCGGGGTGGGCGTGCGTGGAAGAGATCCGTCCGGAGTCAGAGTGCGCACGGGAGAAGTAATTGGGTGCAACTCTCGCTCAGCTGTCacgtgtgtgttggagagaagTAAGCACTGGGGTCTTTCAGGAGTGTGTGACACTCCCTGTGCTTTAGGGGTCTGTTGGGATTCTTCAGCGGTAatactgatgtgtgtgttgtgttttggtttaatgtgtgtgtggtgtgctgctgtgacactCGGGCTACTACCTTGCTGACTGTCTTTGGGTACGTGTGCGTTAATTGTGACAGATTCAGGCCCATTCAGTTCACAGTATGATATTCTCTGAGGTTCATGTGCTCTTGCGAGGTATTTTCTGCACTGTACCACATTTTCACCTTTGTCATTCGGCACTTCGGCTAACTCAGAGGTTTTTTTCTGGGGCCTTGGTGTCTGTCTGTTCTGCGGCTGCACACTCACTCTGCTTCTTCGGGGGGATTTCGCTTTCTGATGGCGTCAAACTCTCGGGCTCAACTTCTTTTGGAGTTATTTCTTGAATATTCACACTCTGTGCCTTCGGTGCATCAGCAGTCAAACCGTCGGACCGATCAGATTTCCTGGCCGGGGTCTCCGTTCTACTGACAACACTGATCTCTGGCAGGTTCTGGCCGTCGATGGTGCAACCGCTTTTGATAACCAGATGGACAGTGCGAGGTTTAGGGATGGGTGCAGCCAGGGTCGAAGGAGGGGGTGcagaggacggagggaggggagggtgtAGAGTTGTAGAAGAAGAGATAGGAGGGGGAACGGAAATACAAACACTGGTAGCTGTCCTTGTGTGCGCTGCAGTAGAGGCCGTGTGGTGTTTttgagagagggaggtggaagTGACAGGTGGAGGATTcggaggagaagcagaggaggtgGGAATGTGGCAGCGGACAGTGGGAGTCTGTACGTTAGGTGTTTCTGAGGAGTTGTGTGGCTGAGTGTGGGAATCTGCCAGTGACacctctgtctttgtttgtgtgtgttgttcagagTCACCCGATTCTAGGGTGTGTGTCCCCTGCACAGCTGCgctctgtgtgtttaaactCGTTTCTGCTTCTTGTTCAGCGTTGGATCCAGGGAGGGACTGCGGCTCATGACTGCTGGTCGTTAAAGTTTGCGCGCTGTGTGAACTCCTGCCAGTGTTGGGAGTGGATGTGTTGCTGCTGGATGcagaaggtgtgtgtgcactgaggTGAAGTGTAGTGTTGTGACCTGTACATTGGTTGGTGGGTGTGTTTGAAAgcagttcactttctgtgtCGAGAGCCTGATTTGTGTCTTTGACAGGTTCAGGCGCCACACTCGGTTGTGTTGCCATATTACCGTCCACCGCAGACTCTTCAgcatttgctttattttgtgtTGCCTTTTGTTTGTTCGTCTCCTCTCGATTGGGAGTTGACTGTCTGAGCTGGGCCACCTCTGGCAGGATTTGCTCGGGCATGCTGAATGGACTGCTAAACCTGACCGCTTGGCTTGTTTCAAACAGCTCAGATCGCTGCAGATGGACCTGAAATCCTTTGCTGTTATCCCGGACGTTAATGAATCCAATCACATCACTAGGGGGGTCTGGCTCTGGCCAGGTCGGTAGGTATGACATCAAGCACGCCTTCTCTAAATGGGCAAGTCcaggatggaggggaggagcCTCCTGTGGAGCGTCTTtactgctcttcctcttcttacTTCCTGGGACTTCAGGGTTCTCTGGTTTTTGGGGCTCTTTCGGACCAGAGGACGGGTTCATACTGGGGTTCCCTGCCATAAGCACGGCATATTTAGGGTTGTACATTTTCCTTAAATCAGCAGCAGACGGAGTGGCGACAGGGGCCGGCGGTGGGATGGGCTCGGGCTCCGGTTCGGTCTCCGTGGCAACCTGCCGGAGGTCAACTGAGCTGGAGGTCACGTAAAGGATGCGGAACAGCGTGTCGAAGGTGTCCACTGCCTGGCCGGTAACCACGGTGACAAGGTTTCTATCGAGCCGCGATGACATCCAGGTGAAACTAcatgaaaggaaaaaacaaatgactctTCACTGACATTATACTGAGGCAGAGCAAACAGCAGTAACACAAGTTGGCTGATAGTATTCTGATTGGAATGCAGCAGGTGTCTACTCATCACTCAAACTACATGCGGTTTGCAAAGTGACacatttcctgttattttaGAACTGTCAACTAATTACTGTGCAATTAAAGTGTCTGAGATACAGAGGTCAAACTTCCGCTGATGTCTCGTCACTGATGTATAGAAAACTTGACtttatgttttatcattttcagtAATGTTTATTCGTCCCTTTATTTTCTGCTCCCTGAGGCTGGGGGACTATACAGGTATATGTATGATGTGGATGTTTACGGCCTAAATCTAACCAGGAGTACAGAGTCGAATCCAAACTCCATTGTAGATGCATTTATTTCTCTTGTGCACGGGATACATTTACAACCAGTTCATCTCGTTTGCAGTGAGCGCTACAGAACATTAAGAGACATTCTTAGTGCATTCTTTATCCATATCTGTCCACTTCACGCTCACAGACGAAAGGCAGGTGGAGCACACAGGGATAATCTTTCATTCGGCCATTGTCTTTCATACGTTATCTCGtcgtcacacaaacacacgaagAACACTGACCTGTACGACCCCGACACAGCTTTGTCTCCATCGACGAACATAAATCTGTGTCCCAGTTGCCCTTTGACCCTCGAGCACGACCGAGTGAGGAATTCTGATCCTTCTGAGCAGCGAACACGAAGGtgctgtaacacaaacacacacacacaaagcgtATATTTGTCTGTGATCTGCAAAATGGTTACACAACATTAACGCCAATTAATACGATCACAACAAATATTCATAACATCTAGTTTCAAGCAGGAAAGGAACTAAAATGACTCCATAGGATTTTATCTAGTGACCTTATTTTCccttttgattatttattaacGAATGATCAGggtttatacaaataaaacccaCAGGGATCGGTGCTCGGTCCACTGTTTATGTCCTATGGCTGCATTTGAAagcgaaaaagaaaatgacctGTTGTAAATGTGGGCTGCTTCCATAAACATCAGTTAACTTCTTCTAGGGGTGATATGATGTCAAGTGTTTGCTCACTAAGCCTCTGCACACTGTTTCTTTCCATGTTTGCATAgcctttatttgtgtgtgtgtgcgtgtgtgggtgtgtgcacgtATTTGTCTATTTGCTTTTCTGCATTGTGCACTCAGACAGACTGCAAAGTAATATCTTCAATGAGTGGAAGTGTTAACATTTAACCTAACATTCATGATAACAACCGGGTGGTATAATGTTGTAGTTataaaaacagcatttcagAGAAGAGACTGTTTGCAGACATTGATGAGGATGTTTGTACTGGTCCAATAATTCCTAAATGTCTGCCTGTCTCAATGAAGAACGTATCATGGCCAGAGAACATGTCCTAGTTTAAAGACTCCTTCACATGAATGAGAAACACGCAGCCTCCTTTTCCAGATGTCTGGAGGAAATGACTGGTCACTGTGGCCTCCAGTTTCCCATAATCATACGGTGATCCTTTAGGGCATAAACTGGAAATATAATGTGGTCACATCATGCTTTCAAAATGTTTGGTTACTTACGACTATACTACAGGGTGTACATAATAGAATCCCAGTAAACGCCACTGTATTCTGCTCATAGGAAGCCTGGTTATGCTGAACTGTTTGAGTCCCTTTCACTAGAGATACTAGGAGATTTTAACTCAGTGAACCACCCTGGGGCCGCCACCACCCCCCATCCCTCCCCCACCCATCATTATTTTGGCTGTTGTAAGTTTACACATTGACCGGCACATTCTGACAGAGGCGTAGGTTCAGCCTTCTTCTTTGAAGTCGCACCTTCTCGTGCGAGTAGACTCCGGGGAACCGGGCCCTGAGCTGTGAGGCAACTAAGAATTCATGTCAGCAATTGTCTTGATGCAGCATTTTAGTCATTGTACggcgtgccccccccccccccctcccctttagAAATAATTgatttccttcctcctctcccaccctttgctttctctttccctcagtACATTCCTTTGGTGATTAGATCAAATCAGCAAATTGCTTTACTgggtgtgtctctgcagctctgagctgTGAATGAAGATCACTTACACTGTCATGCAAAGAATCTTATGTGAATATACAACAGAGAACAGCTTCCCGGCCAAATGAGACATGGCCCGTTTTGTGAAAATACTTAAACTAAGCTGGGAGCACACATCAGGTTGAAAGGTCCCTGGAACGGAGGTGTAAAATACCTAGGAACCTCATCGCTCAAATGGAATCTGGCACCTCTTTGCTGGCATCAACGTATC is a window from the Hippoglossus hippoglossus isolate fHipHip1 chromosome 8, fHipHip1.pri, whole genome shotgun sequence genome containing:
- the LOC117766719 gene encoding protein FAM83G-like, with translation MALSQLQCLDDNHVNLRTHESKVGFLYCEDQRLALEALLRDGRDALVKLQLERGLRGFLSEPEMEALAAAAEPYDPGLELFLGDPEDDEPPLSLQYWPELSDTSVPQMDLGWPDCASYRGVTRATVYAQPPLDGQTHIKEVVRKMIAQAQKVIAVVMDVFTDVDIFRDLLDAGFKRRVSVYILLERTRLPHFLSMCQRANMHPGHLKHLRVRCSEGSEFLTRSCSRVKGQLGHRFMFVDGDKAVSGSYSFTWMSSRLDRNLVTVVTGQAVDTFDTLFRILYVTSSSVDLRQVATETEPEPEPIPPPAPVATPSAADLRKMYNPKYAVLMAGNPSMNPSSGPKEPQKPENPEVPGSKKRKSSKDAPQEAPPLHPGLAHLEKACLMSYLPTWPEPDPPSDVIGFINVRDNSKGFQVHLQRSELFETSQAVRFSSPFSMPEQILPEVAQLRQSTPNREETNKQKATQNKANAEESAVDGNMATQPSVAPEPVKDTNQALDTESELLSNTPTNQCTGHNTTLHLSAHTPSASSSNTSTPNTGRSSHSAQTLTTSSHEPQSLPGSNAEQEAETSLNTQSAAVQGTHTLESGDSEQHTQTKTEVSLADSHTQPHNSSETPNVQTPTVRCHIPTSSASPPNPPPVTSTSLSQKHHTASTAAHTRTATSVCISVPPPISSSTTLHPPLPPSSAPPPSTLAAPIPKPRTVHLVIKSGCTIDGQNLPEISVVSRTETPARKSDRPQKKTSELAEVPNDKGENVVQCRKYLARAHEPQRISYCELNGPESVTINAHVPKDSQQGSSPSVTAAHHTHIKPKHNTHISITAEESQQTPKAQGVSHTNTHVTAERELHPITSPVRTLTPDGSLPRTPTPDSRTHTPDPRAYTPDLRTPTPDGYMSPRDDSNFSTPSDEYFECSSSPLQDPVIDRMDFPNYATTGDHDSFTNTNGGVRPDEEQLEDGRDRPQSPRETERQKSPRRQQQDGGPSPHRPPRTPPPPVGAVGSATGRKPVEVPHSESQALLPRLPPVTESRMRTGQWQNQHSYPRAQNSNMQPQLRPHFQNQEEFVRGAHRQEEGKSPFTLTVSKFYNLKGLKDQMSKLPAQGRGGSGSRKSTY